The sequence AGCGGGGCGGACATGAACCTGGTTGCCTGTGATCCAAGCCGGTCCAGCGGGGAGAAGGACGAGCAGACTTGCCTGATGTGGGCCTACGAGAAGGGTAGGCTGGTTTTGGCTTGAGCTGTCACGAAAGATGGCGAAAACCTGCTCTGTTTGTTTCTTCCAGGTCACGATGCTATTGTGACTTTACTGAAACACTACAAGCGTCCAGATGATTCTCCATGCAATGAGTACTCTCAGCCAGGAGGAGGTGATTCTGAGAAAAGGTCCTCCAGATTCACAAAATCTCCAACTTCAGTTGaacaatcctttttttccccccagatggATCCTACGTTTCCGTTCCGTCTCCTTTGGGAAAAATCAAAAGCATGACTAAAGGTACTGCAGCAGATTTCCCACATCCCTGCGAGCGTCAAGGCTGCCCACACtgtctgttgccaaggaaatgggtgcagatgtgtgtgtgggggggggtcgcAGATAAATACCTGCTGTTATATTGGAGAAACCGCGGATGTGAATGTTCAACACAACTCTGAAATTGGAATatgaactgattttttttttcattttcagaaaaagctGAAGTTCTGGTGCTCAGGGCCAGCCTCCCTTCTCATTTCCACCTCCAGCTGTCTGAGCTGGAGTTTAACGAAATCATCGGATCTGGTGGGTCCATCTCTGATAGTTTTCCTTTTCAGCTAACGTGCCTGCAAATCAGATCATGTTATCGATGAATGTATGCATTTCACTCCTAGGCTCCTTTGGGAGGGTCTACAGAGGCAAATGCAGAAACAAAATTGTCGCCATAAAACGGTATTTCAACAAGcgcataaacaaaaaaaacgagtCTGCACCCATCTCCGGTCTGATGGAATCATCTGTTTTCGCTCTTTCACAGCTATCGAGCAAACACCTACTGCTCAAAGTCAGATGTGGACATGTTCTGCAGAGAGGTTTCCATCCTCTGTCGCCTCAATCACCCCTGCATCATCCAGTTCGTCGGGGCGTGCCTGGATGACCCCAGCCAGTTTGCAATCGTCACCCAGTACATCTCTGGGGGCTCCTTGTTTTCCCTGCTGCATGAGCAGAAGAGGTGATGGACCGTTCTGtcttataaaagtaaaaaaaaatgaccagaagaatgaagaaaaaagaaacctcacAGCTGATAAAAACCTACTACTGATGTCAGAGACGTCAAAGGTGAAAGCTCAGGACAAGGGAACAGCGGCAGAAGcaaaattcattcattaataCACAATAACATACAAACTGAACATAAACATAACATTAATGGGTCCAAATGGCTGAAGAAGCGACAAAACAAGCCCAGCTGCTGTGAAGGACAGAAGTAAAATACAGGAATGTAAAGAGGTTCCTTCATAAAAGAATCAAATGTGAAGGCTCATTATTCAATGCAAAAGTGCTACCAACAGTAAGAGATGCTTAATGAATGCAAAGTGATGCAAAGTCACTCCACAGACATGCAAATGAACACGCGAGACACAAAAGCGCCACGGAGACAGGAGCATGGCCTAAGCAGatcccaaaataaaagcacattcagGCTCCTTTTTACTGTCTGTACAGATGAAACTAAAGGTCAGGCTGTTGTCGGCTCTCTGACCGTTTCAGGGCTGATTATCATCCAGAGGAGCTTTTCCTTCTGGATCATCACTGATCCAGATGAAGTCCTAATGTGTGGCCAGGTGCTGCTTTTATTGACTGTCCCATTGATTGCCGTGAAGTGCTGAGGGTGATTGGTGGCGACCATTGATCCGACATTAAGTGTTTGCCGCTTTAATGATGTGTCAATGGACAGACTCATCGACCTGCAGTCTAAGCTCATCATTGCCATCGATGTGGCCAAGGGCATGGAGTACCTGCACAACCTCACCCAGCCCATCATCCACCGGGACCTGAACAGGTTGGTGCCGCACTAATGAGGCATCACGGCTCTGAAGTAACCACTGCCATTGGTCATGATGTGCGTCTTCCTTCCAGTCACAACATCCTGCTATATGAAGACGGTCATGCTGTGGTGGCTGATTTCGGGGGTGAGTTTGGATCTTTTCAGACAGTACAGACTGTGATAATGCTGGATGAAGCCTCTAAAGCCCACAATACCAGGTTTCTGTTCCAGACGCTCTTCTTCTTTTCAACCCCCTCCGTAGGTTATTGCTCcatttgattttattggtgTCTAGTTTCCTCTTTGGGGCCTTTTCTGATGCAGTTTCAAAGTCCTGAACCACTTTTGCcattttaatttatctttaacTAACAAGCCATGcttgattttcatgtttttgttataaccccagctttttattttcattttttttgatagacattttttgttttattacacaATAATTCCACAATGAACCTGAAGCAACTGTACAAAAAACTCACTTGAGGGAGGTAAAGTTGGTCggttttttgctgcaaaaatccccaaaaatgtAGCCCGAATCAGTCATTTCAAAGCGGACGTTGGACAATCTCTTGTGTTTTCTCATCCTCTGACTCTTTTAACTCCTCGACGTCCCTTCCTGTGTCTCTTGCAGAGTCCAGATTTCTACAGTCGGTGGATGAGGATAACATGACCAAGCAGCCCGGGGTTCGTGCAGCTTCTCCGAGGACACACagttttagctttttctttAGCCTCCATGGTTGAAGGTCACTGTGGAAAGGAAAGGAGAGGATGCTTCTGCTGCCATCAATACTACCTCTGAGCCTGAAAGGAAAACTGGCTTCATGCAAGTTTTGTCTGAAAAATGCTGACTTGGTGTTTCTCGGAGCTGACCTGGCAGTTGGATGATTGGTGAGCTGCTTCTCTTGGGAGCCGCTTGTTATGACAAAAGCTCGCTCCGGTTAGCATACGTCAGTATTCAGGCTTCGTTCAGTGAGTCTCACCTGATGAGTGGTGCTTTGTGTCTGCTTGGCTGACACCTCATCTCACCTGCAgatgttttcactttttcaaattaactttgataagattttattaaaaaaaaaacaacaaaaaacgtaACAGACTACATGTAGATTTTGTCAAAGGAGTGAAACTCAAGCAAAGCAGAAGAACAGAAGGTCGATTATTTAAAGGgtagtctttgttttaaaatcagaaCTTCAGCTGTTGGAGCAAATAGACACCTGAGAAGGAGAGAAGAACTGAGGAGTTGGctttcaaagtcccactccgatgatcttttcatctattttaaaaacgttccagtggttttttaataaGGATTATCCAgtttaaagccaaaataaaaaattaaaaaaacagttgttttcaaggacataatttctgcagagcggcaggagttcatcacaaattcagttgtgggtgggactgttggcgagaAGTAGTTCTTTCAGGAAAGGCCATGAGTGTGTTAATAAGGAGATTCATGAGCTGATCTCTGATAATGCACAAAACCACGGCTGTGGGAGTCAGAGTCTACCAAACCTTTACCTCAAATTTCTGTTCCTACACCAGAATGTGCTGTACAACAAAAAGGACTAAGAACTTTAAACACTTGCTCTGGTGTGAAtgctgtttttgatgtttttaacggGTTCTTGTgctatttttctgttgattttctaaaggcatttctgaaaattaagccaaaaattgcatttctgagtatttctttcttcaaatcgttgtgagTCAGGAGGACACGAAAAAATACCATTGGAAGACTGTGACGCAGAAAATATGCTGGACGgtaccacaagctccctactctgATGCCTCcccctgcagacaaacagagccatgaacgtctttgttttcctcgtctgagctggagtctggatccaaactggaGGACTGGAGAGCCACGATATTGCtgcagtttttgttgcaccgcttatgttaggttgggggtgtgagggcctgtaaactagcgggagagagtgtaaagaaaaggataatgggaaatgaacttctgccactctgcagaaactatgtcctagaaaacgacacaggttttgggatttgcgctaaaaatgataatgaaaagaccaccaGGAACGCTTTGAACacggatcagaagatgatcggactTAAAAGAACcgtgaaaaacataaaaaaaataaaagtgcgtGATGTATGGGAGTGGTTTGTGCATTTGGTTTGAGATCTTTAAGGCGCTTCACATTTCTATCGCCCAACTGAGTACTCTGATTACCCTGCTAAAGGTAGGACTACATCAAAAggacttttgttcattttccaaATGAAGGAACTCCCCCTGCAGACGAGCTGACCTCGTCTCCTCTTGTGTGTGGTGCAGAACCTGCGCTGGATGGCTCCTGAGGTCTTCACGCAGTGCACGCGCTACTCTGTGAAGGCAGACATGTTCAGCTACGCCCTCTGTCTGTGGGAGCTGCTCACGGGAGAAATCCCCTTTGCTCACCTGAAACCAGGTGAGTTTCATGAGATGCTCACAGTACAACAGAAGTTCAGTTCCCACATTCTCTCTTACAGACGTTTACCTACTGATGGGGATTAATTTAGGAGAACCCGCAGCTATCCTATGATCATGTTCTAAAACGCTTCACGTGCCTCTTTGGCTCATTTCAGCAGCAGCCTGATGTGACATTTAACCAAACTTCAGATATTCTCCTGTTctaagctgctgcagctgcagacatgGCTTACCATCACATCCGGCCTCCGCTGGGATACTCCATCCCCAAACCCATCTCTGCTCTTCTCATGAGGGGCTGGAACTCCTGCCCAGAGGTACACCACCCAGATCTCCAGCCGTGAAGTTAACATTTTCTGCATGTTGCACAGTGAAAGAGTTCTGCTCCACTTTGTACTGCAACAGATCTAGAAAATCcctttcattcttttaaaaaaaaaatgtgatgccGTCTGTTGGCAAAGCGAGAGTGCAGAGCTGCTGAGTCAGCAGATTCTTCCCACGCATGCAGAGGCGACAGAAGAGGGGAGACGTTCCCAGGAGGACGTATTGCTGCCAGGCTGTTCTTATATCCGAGCACGCAGGATCGGGACGTCCTAGTGCTGAGCCGTTAGGCTCCTAATTAAGCTGAGATGTTTTTGTCGCTCCTGTTATGGAATATTTTTCCATAGCAGAGAGCATGCTGGGACTTTTCTCCCtctgttcctcctcttcatcataaTTTTGTTCCTGAAACTCTGTTTTCTTTAGATTGTGGCAGATCTGCATGAAAATTGCAATGaaactaaatatttattagTTTGAGTTCATTTTATAAAGCAAACTATCCATTCAAACATGCAGATGTATAGATGTATCTATTCTGGGTAGAAGCTTTGTTTATTTGGGCCTGAAGCAGATACATTTCACAAATCCAGACTTccttttgtcctgcagcagagctggactctaaggaccagattgtttttttcttttttgaaattcttcacttttgagtgaaaATGTCACCACCACAATACATAACTCACCAAAATATGCACCTAGTACCTGGTGAAAATGAACTTTTGACTAaaaagacgatgacatcacagcgggagaatCCATCAAAAACTGAATGATCAAAATCTCTCACAGGgctcaaaaaaatatttctaaatccTCTAACGAAACCGAAACACACGAGTCGGGGGTATCCAAAAGAAGTTTCACAACTATTATGGGATGATCAAATGACTTGGTGGTGATTTTGAGACAAAGTGGGAAATTTTACCATTTTCGCACAATGtgggaaaagaaaacctttgttttgttCACCAAAAATGACACGGACACGGCGCCAGGTTAAGTATACAAccagttttgttgacctttgacctcgggaagaggCTGGcatcactaaaaaaaacaaacaaaaaaaaaaaggcctttggAACCTTCTATAAATGTTAAGTCCTCCTGTAAGGATTTCAACTTATCGCCTCTTGACTGCCCGAGCATCAATCctaagctactttggaaaaaatgtctaaaGTTTGTCGATTTTGAATGGCgttagcgtggcgagctcgTAAAAGTGGCATTTCCCTGTTGCTCGCATGAGTTTTACTAGAATGCTTTGAACGAAATGATATGGCATACAATATAAACGTATTAGAAATGTTGGCGTGTTTAATTACAAACCTTAATTACTatggaaatccaaaagtttaactttgcagattcttctaaaaaggaCATAAACCTGTTCATTAACGCTAGCCAACCAATAACTTaaatagttgctatggagataaaagcaacagaaaagcctccaccttttcattttttaaatgaaatgatacCATGCAGTTCTGACCAGGCTGGCAGGGGCAGAAAGCGAGAGTGAGGGGCATGTAGCAGATGCCCTGCcagtgagggcgggtcaaatGGGGTAGCGGAGGCAGGTGGCGCCTGCAGGCCACAAAATGCTACTTGTGGCTttaatttcaaatatttgatCCAAACTACTTATTTCTTGCTTTAAAATTTGTTCAGAACCaaccaaatggagaaaattattgttgaacttaaaaaaaacgtaatttcTGAAGCCTAGCTGACATTCAGACTcacggagggggggggggggggtatgttaTGATCTCCTGAAACCTCCTGTTTCAATGAATGCACCTGAATTATTGAACAGGTTGGAGGACAAAGGTCAGGTGGAGATGGGAGGGGGGTCTCTGTTATTTTCCTGTGAAGCTGAAGATCCAAAAGGCTATTTTTAGAAACAAAGCACACCTTTGTCTACCCACGATGCACCTGTGCCTCAGATGGCGGCTGaattaatgctttttttccagGACAGACCTGAGTTTTCTGAGGTGGTTTCCAGTCTGGAGGAATGTCTGTGCAACGCCGAGGTTAGTCCCTATACATCCACTCAGCAGCGTAAGTGCATTTTTGCCTCATGATGGGTCATGTTTGTGTTACAGTTCATGTCTCCAGCCTCCAGCAACAGCAGCGGATCCCTctcgccctcctcctcctctgactgCCTCCTGGCACGAGGAGGACCCGGCCGGAGCCACGTGGCGGCCCTGCGCTCCCGCTTCGAGCTGGAGCATGCCCTCAATACCCGCGCCTATGCCTTCTGGACTCAGAGGTGTGACACATCAAACGCACCCTTCATACTCAGACTGCCTCTAGATTCTACTCACAGGTTTTTATCCTGGAGTTTTAGCGACCAGTTTGGAGCACAAGTAAACCAAAAGCGGTTACGTTTTTATTTACcaacaatcaaataaaaaatgttaaataaaattaataattttgaagtttaattcactttccattttcaaaatgcaaaaccctaaaaaaaacgttcagaaatgttttcaaaaccGCTGTGGGATTTCCTttcatgtttataaatgtttatatattatttttttattttattttttatcaagtcAATCATTATTTAAACAGCACTTTTTAGAGTGCAAGGTGCTATCAAAGTCTTGTACACCAAAGTAAATCATGACaaattaattaatacatttagaaaatattgttacccccctccccccaacacACATATCATCTACCCCTTTAATCCATGGAGgtcaatatttattaattaaacatttatatatttagtctttggtcgcctgggggtgCTGAACAGGtcaatgtcatttttagaagaatctgcaaaagtaaagttttacatttccttggcaacaaaggcttttatgttaaccacgcccatgattcctgtttgacatttttacaatattccAACAAAAAATATGCGAGCAACAGGAGCAGGAACACCGTTCAGAATCTACAAACTTCTAATTCTATTTTTAGTTTGTCATTGCTACTAAAGATGATTTATGTGGAAAATTCAAAATGGCGGCCTCTTCCCAATGTCAAAGGTCATAAAACTTCAATTGTGGTTGTTGACTTAACTTGGCAGCGTCGCTCGAACAAAAGTATTCTATTCCCAAATTGTGCAAAATAGTAAaaatcaccaaatttcacactttaacACAAAAAGCCGCCAATTTGTAGGTCCTGCTGCCATCCCGTAATAATTTTCCACTGAATATTCACATGgtcaaaaatttaatttaacctTTAACATTTTTGTGGAATTTTAAAGAGAGTAAATtgaatattttacttatttttaagtCTGTGCTCACCGTTTCCATCACTTCCTGCAGTGCAAAACTAAAATCTAATAATCCTGATGATCCTCAGCATGACCCATTTTAATTCTCCTGTATATTTTCAGCCACACTTCTTTCAATACAGGCAAATTCAAACATGCTAACTTACAACCAACCAAATGATTCTACACAGAAATATCAGCAATAAGGGACATTTCTGCTTCGACCCCACCTCCAACATTCAGTGAACGCTCCTGCAGAAACATTCTACAGTTTTGGGTTTGGCTCTACATTCGGACTCTGCTTCTGGGCCTCTTATCAGCACCAATGCATActcaaattttgttttaaagcagaaacatgaaataatgaagacatttggattttatttttagtgagCGTCGCCGAGCTTCAGGTGGGCTTTCATTGGAGGAACTCCGAAGAAACATGCAGTTCTCTCCCATCGATCGAAATGGTTTGTCTGAGTTACTCCGAAATGCCACTTTATCGTtttattgtcttagattctagTTTTAGAACACCAAACCTGCAACAATCC comes from Oryzias latipes chromosome 4, ASM223467v1 and encodes:
- the LOC101167026 gene encoding serine/threonine-protein kinase TNNI3K isoform X1, with the protein product MGNYKSRPSQTCTDEWKKKVAEFYSVIMEKLEDDFQLPESQLPDLELAFSSDEAFQKVNVSYRTEKGLSLLHLCCVCGGSKAHVRTLMLKGLRPSRLSRNGFTALHLAAFKDNAQLVTALLHGGADVQQVGYGALTALHVATLAGHHETADILLQHGANVNVQDAVFFTPLHIASYKGHEQVTKLLLKFGADVNASGEVGDRPLHLAAAKGFLAIVKLLMGDGSKANANAQDNEDHVPLHFCTRYGHHEIIRFLLQGNFDIQPHSVNIYGDTPLHLACYNGKVAAVKELVQLSGPESLPKENIFSETALHSACTYGKDLEMVKFLLNQNAMSINYQGRDGHTALHSACFHGHIRLVQFLLDSGADMNLVACDPSRSSGEKDEQTCLMWAYEKGHDAIVTLLKHYKRPDDSPCNEYSQPGGDGSYVSVPSPLGKIKSMTKEKAEVLVLRASLPSHFHLQLSELEFNEIIGSGSFGRVYRGKCRNKIVAIKRYRANTYCSKSDVDMFCREVSILCRLNHPCIIQFVGACLDDPSQFAIVTQYISGGSLFSLLHEQKRLIDLQSKLIIAIDVAKGMEYLHNLTQPIIHRDLNSHNILLYEDGHAVVADFGESRFLQSVDEDNMTKQPGNLRWMAPEVFTQCTRYSVKADMFSYALCLWELLTGEIPFAHLKPAAAAADMAYHHIRPPLGYSIPKPISALLMRGWNSCPEDRPEFSEVVSSLEECLCNAEFMSPASSNSSGSLSPSSSSDCLLARGGPGRSHVAALRSRFELEHALNTRAYAFWTQSERRRASGGLSLEELRRNMQFSPIDRNGYVSDPMSTMRFCSSFSSSGSFEDSN
- the LOC101167026 gene encoding serine/threonine-protein kinase TNNI3K isoform X2, with amino-acid sequence MLKGLRPSRLSRNGFTALHLAAFKDNAQLVTALLHGGADVQQVGYGALTALHVATLAGHHETADILLQHGANVNVQDAVFFTPLHIASYKGHEQVTKLLLKFGADVNASGEVGDRPLHLAAAKGFLAIVKLLMGDGSKANANAQDNEDHVPLHFCTRYGHHEIIRFLLQGNFDIQPHSVNIYGDTPLHLACYNGKVAAVKELVQLSGPESLPKENIFSETALHSACTYGKDLEMVKFLLNQNAMSINYQGRDGHTALHSACFHGHIRLVQFLLDSGADMNLVACDPSRSSGEKDEQTCLMWAYEKGHDAIVTLLKHYKRPDDSPCNEYSQPGGDGSYVSVPSPLGKIKSMTKEKAEVLVLRASLPSHFHLQLSELEFNEIIGSGSFGRVYRGKCRNKIVAIKRYRANTYCSKSDVDMFCREVSILCRLNHPCIIQFVGACLDDPSQFAIVTQYISGGSLFSLLHEQKRLIDLQSKLIIAIDVAKGMEYLHNLTQPIIHRDLNSHNILLYEDGHAVVADFGESRFLQSVDEDNMTKQPGNLRWMAPEVFTQCTRYSVKADMFSYALCLWELLTGEIPFAHLKPAAAAADMAYHHIRPPLGYSIPKPISALLMRGWNSCPEDRPEFSEVVSSLEECLCNAEFMSPASSNSSGSLSPSSSSDCLLARGGPGRSHVAALRSRFELEHALNTRAYAFWTQSERRRASGGLSLEELRRNMQFSPIDRNGYVSDPMSTMRFCSSFSSSGSFEDSN